In the Piscinibacter sp. XHJ-5 genome, one interval contains:
- a CDS encoding LysR family transcriptional regulator has product MHRIDPVSLQLFLAVVREGSIKRAAETEHIAQSALSRRMADLEHSLGVPLLSRSPMGVQLTEAGARAHALGQRLNADIEAFVREVRSLSGVVAGTVRLFANPSSVVGFLPEKLQAFRAAYPEVEIALQERSTSEILRACLDDRADVGVGAAVAETPRGIESWHFADDPLIVVLPPKHPLAQQRKLRFTDVVKFPLIGMSVGGALDTFLQEKAEGLHLTIYQPVGVASYDAGCRMIEVGLGIAIMPSSAVSAYAGTKRFVRRPLDEPWRDRSLRVYALRKSSRLRAVEALLATLGMPGPD; this is encoded by the coding sequence GTGCATCGCATCGACCCGGTCAGTCTGCAACTCTTCCTCGCGGTCGTTCGTGAGGGTTCGATCAAGCGAGCTGCGGAAACGGAGCACATTGCTCAGTCGGCACTCAGCCGTCGCATGGCCGATCTCGAGCATTCGTTGGGCGTGCCACTGCTGTCGCGATCGCCAATGGGAGTGCAGTTGACCGAGGCTGGCGCGAGAGCCCATGCCTTGGGCCAGCGTCTTAACGCGGACATCGAGGCCTTCGTTCGGGAAGTCCGCTCGCTGAGCGGCGTCGTGGCGGGTACGGTCCGATTGTTTGCCAATCCGTCCTCGGTGGTCGGCTTCCTGCCGGAGAAGCTGCAAGCGTTTCGAGCCGCTTACCCAGAAGTGGAGATCGCACTTCAAGAACGTTCGACGAGCGAGATTCTGAGGGCCTGCCTCGACGACCGGGCGGACGTCGGCGTTGGTGCGGCCGTCGCGGAAACCCCGCGCGGCATCGAGTCCTGGCATTTCGCCGATGACCCGCTGATTGTCGTCTTGCCACCCAAGCATCCGCTGGCACAGCAGCGGAAGCTTCGCTTCACCGACGTGGTGAAGTTCCCGCTGATCGGCATGTCGGTGGGCGGCGCGCTCGACACTTTCCTGCAGGAGAAGGCCGAGGGCCTGCACCTGACGATCTACCAACCGGTGGGCGTCGCGAGCTACGACGCTGGCTGTCGCATGATCGAAGTCGGCCTGGGGATCGCGATCATGCCGTCCAGCGCAGTGTCGGCCTACGCGGGCACCAAGCGCTTCGTTCGACGGCCGCTCGACGAGCCGTGGAGGGATCGATCGCTGCGCGTCTATGCGTTGCGCAAGTCGTCACGCCTTCGCGCAGTCGAAGCGCTTCTGGCCACATTGGGAATGCCGGGGCCTGATTAG
- the rraA gene encoding ribonuclease E activity regulator RraA produces the protein MSFKTTDLCDASAEVHVCELPFVGFGRRRAFAGSIRTARYRDGISVLRDMINQPGHGQVLVIDGAGLEWRALFGDVMARLAVRNGWAGVVVHGQIRDRAELDTMDIGVKALGTAPRRADIGGLGEADVTVAFGGVTFMPGQRLVADEDGVVVLPIGVVESDIDIANSLAATAAYVSAKASTSAGPTPSPDASA, from the coding sequence ATGAGCTTCAAGACCACCGATCTTTGCGACGCCTCTGCAGAGGTGCATGTATGCGAACTGCCATTCGTCGGCTTCGGTCGGCGCAGGGCTTTTGCGGGCAGCATCCGCACCGCTCGTTATCGTGATGGCATCAGTGTGTTGCGGGACATGATCAACCAGCCGGGCCACGGCCAGGTGCTCGTCATCGATGGCGCCGGTCTGGAATGGCGCGCGCTGTTCGGAGATGTGATGGCGAGGCTCGCAGTCCGCAACGGCTGGGCCGGCGTTGTTGTGCATGGCCAGATACGGGACCGCGCAGAGCTCGACACGATGGACATCGGCGTGAAGGCACTGGGCACCGCACCCCGCCGCGCGGACATCGGCGGCCTGGGGGAAGCCGACGTTACGGTGGCGTTCGGAGGCGTCACGTTCATGCCTGGGCAACGCCTTGTGGCGGATGAGGACGGGGTTGTCGTGCTTCCGATCGGCGTCGTCGAAAGTGACATCGACATCGCGAACAGCTTGGCCGCGACCGCAGCGTATGTTTCTGCGAAGGCTTCGACCTCGGCTGGTCCAACACCATCGCCAGACGCCTCGGCCTGA
- a CDS encoding glutathione S-transferase family protein: MIQLYHCVSARSFRGLWALEELGLPYELVMLAFPPRQHARHFLALNPLGTIPLLVHGDTRMTESAAICQYLCSLKRPTPMQVEPAEPEYGSYLNMLHFGEATLTFPQTLVLRYSRFEPEERRQPVVAEDYAKWFLARLRTLEVRLAEEDYLCAGRFTAADVSVGYALMLANYLDLSSRFTPAVAAYWERLQERQAFKRALDAQRNAALKQGVSILPAPQAVPG; encoded by the coding sequence ATGATCCAGCTCTATCACTGCGTGAGTGCCCGCTCGTTTCGGGGCCTTTGGGCCCTCGAGGAACTGGGCCTGCCCTACGAGTTGGTCATGCTTGCTTTCCCGCCTCGGCAACACGCCCGGCACTTTCTCGCGCTGAACCCGTTGGGCACCATCCCGCTCCTGGTTCACGGCGATACCCGGATGACCGAATCGGCGGCGATCTGCCAGTATCTCTGCTCGTTGAAGCGACCCACCCCGATGCAGGTCGAGCCCGCCGAGCCGGAGTACGGCAGCTACCTCAACATGCTGCATTTCGGAGAAGCCACGCTGACCTTTCCCCAAACGCTGGTGCTGCGTTACTCGCGTTTCGAACCGGAAGAGCGACGTCAGCCTGTCGTGGCAGAGGACTATGCCAAGTGGTTCCTGGCGCGTCTGCGGACATTGGAAGTGCGGCTGGCGGAAGAGGACTACCTGTGCGCTGGGCGCTTCACTGCAGCGGATGTATCCGTCGGCTACGCGCTCATGCTCGCGAATTATCTTGACCTCTCCTCGCGCTTTACACCGGCGGTAGCGGCCTACTGGGAGCGGCTCCAAGAGCGGCAAGCCTTCAAGCGGGCGCTCGATGCGCAGAGGAATGCGGCGCTCAAGCAAGGGGTCTCGATCCTGCCTGCGCCGCAGGCCGTACCCGGCTGA
- a CDS encoding TetR family transcriptional regulator, whose amino-acid sequence MKVTKAQAQANRAHVVETASELFRERGFDGIGVADLMAAAGFTHGGFYKHFGSKADLMAEAMACGIAQTTALSEGVGASEFVEHYLSREHRDARSTGCTMAALGADAARQSELVRVAFADGVENLVATLIRKNGASAAADAAQARSWILDTLAHAVGALVLSRACPDDSALADEFLAAGRAAILESLRPKQATKAAPRRRSAG is encoded by the coding sequence ATGAAAGTCACCAAGGCACAGGCGCAGGCCAATCGGGCCCATGTCGTCGAGACGGCGTCCGAGCTGTTTCGCGAGCGCGGCTTCGACGGGATCGGCGTTGCCGATCTGATGGCTGCAGCGGGCTTCACCCACGGCGGCTTCTACAAGCACTTCGGCTCCAAGGCCGATCTGATGGCGGAAGCGATGGCCTGCGGCATCGCGCAGACCACCGCGCTGTCCGAAGGGGTGGGTGCCTCGGAGTTCGTCGAACACTATCTGTCACGCGAGCACCGGGACGCGCGCTCCACCGGCTGCACGATGGCCGCACTCGGGGCCGACGCCGCACGGCAGTCGGAGTTGGTCCGGGTCGCGTTTGCGGACGGTGTCGAGAATCTGGTGGCAACGCTGATTCGCAAGAACGGCGCGTCAGCTGCCGCTGACGCTGCCCAGGCGCGATCCTGGATTCTCGACACGCTGGCGCACGCAGTGGGTGCGCTCGTCCTGTCGCGGGCCTGCCCGGACGATTCGGCACTCGCCGATGAATTCCTCGCCGCCGGCCGCGCCGCGATCCTCGAGTCGCTGCGGCCGAAACAGGCCACGAAGGCCGCGCCGCGCAGGAGAAGCGCGGGCTGA
- a CDS encoding NADP-dependent oxidoreductase — MKALTFKRYGKSPEIGFAEVPRPTLKADELLVRVHAASVNPIDNMIPTGIFKAVVKFELPATMGSDLAGVVTEVGSQVTRFKVGDAVFASIFDQGTGSIAEFAVVRESAAALKPANLDFVQAASIPMVGLTSWQALKERIGLRSGQKVFIPAGSGGIGTFAIQLAKVLGARVGTTTSTGNVDLVRSLGADEVVDYKKQEFEAVLRGYDAVLGTVRGDTIEKSIGILNARGRIVSLVGPLDVAFARARRLNVVLRFVFALMSRKIMRLTKKSDVDYSFLFARPDGDQLAQIGKLLETQRIRPVIDKVFPFEQAKEALEYLALGRSKGKVVVQMR; from the coding sequence ATGAAAGCACTCACCTTCAAACGTTATGGCAAGTCACCCGAGATCGGCTTTGCCGAGGTGCCACGCCCCACCCTGAAGGCCGACGAACTGCTGGTCCGGGTTCACGCGGCGAGCGTGAACCCGATCGACAACATGATTCCGACCGGCATCTTCAAGGCCGTCGTGAAGTTCGAGCTGCCGGCCACGATGGGCAGCGATCTGGCCGGTGTGGTGACGGAAGTCGGCAGTCAGGTGACCCGGTTCAAGGTCGGCGACGCGGTCTTCGCCAGCATCTTCGACCAGGGCACGGGTTCGATCGCCGAGTTCGCGGTGGTCCGCGAAAGCGCCGCCGCGTTGAAACCGGCGAACCTGGACTTCGTCCAGGCGGCATCGATCCCGATGGTCGGGTTGACCTCGTGGCAGGCGCTGAAGGAGCGCATCGGTCTGCGCTCGGGGCAGAAGGTGTTCATCCCGGCGGGCTCCGGCGGTATCGGCACGTTCGCCATCCAGTTGGCCAAGGTCCTGGGCGCCAGGGTCGGCACGACCACCAGCACGGGCAATGTCGACCTGGTGCGCAGCCTGGGCGCCGACGAGGTCGTCGACTACAAGAAGCAGGAATTCGAGGCGGTGCTGCGCGGCTACGACGCGGTGCTGGGCACCGTCAGGGGTGACACGATCGAGAAGTCCATCGGCATCCTCAATGCGCGTGGCCGGATCGTCTCGCTGGTCGGGCCGCTGGACGTCGCATTCGCTCGCGCTCGCCGGCTCAACGTCGTGCTGAGGTTCGTGTTCGCGCTGATGAGCCGCAAGATCATGCGCCTGACGAAAAAGAGCGACGTCGACTACTCCTTCCTGTTTGCCCGCCCCGACGGCGATCAGCTCGCCCAGATCGGCAAGCTCCTCGAGACGCAGCGCATCCGGCCGGTGATCGACAAGGTGTTTCCCTTCGAGCAGGCCAAGGAGGCACTGGAGTACCTCGCCCTGGGGCGCTCCAAGGGCAAGGTCGTCGTGCAGATGCGATAG
- a CDS encoding alpha/beta hydrolase produces the protein MFDNRGVGASTGAPANSIEQMADDAITFITARGFAQVDLFGFSMGGMIAQEIALKEPRLVRKMILAGTGPAGGEGISAVAGVANFDLMRGPRHRPGPEAVPVLHPHAGRHRSRQGVPGAAQRAFWRPRQGHRRACLRGAASGARRVGPEEARRLSVIRQQVLVVNGDDDRMVPTPNSRDLALRLPNSSLVIYPDAGHGGVFQYHADFVPRALRFLAR, from the coding sequence GTGTTCGACAACCGGGGTGTCGGTGCGTCCACGGGAGCGCCGGCCAACTCGATCGAGCAGATGGCGGACGACGCCATCACCTTCATCACGGCGAGGGGCTTCGCGCAGGTCGACCTGTTCGGCTTCTCGATGGGCGGAATGATCGCGCAGGAGATCGCGCTGAAGGAACCGCGGCTCGTCCGCAAGATGATCCTGGCCGGAACCGGCCCGGCCGGGGGCGAAGGCATCAGCGCGGTGGCCGGCGTCGCGAACTTCGACCTGATGCGGGGGCCTCGTCACCGGCCAGGACCCGAAGCAGTACCTGTTCTTCACCCGCACGCCGGCCGGCATCGAAGCCGGCAAGGCGTTCCTGGCGCGGCTCAACGAGCGTTCTGGAGGCCGCGACAAGGACATCGCCGTGCGTGCCTACGTGGCGCAGCTTCAGGCGCTCGGCGCGTGGGGCCGGAAGAGGCCCGTCGACTCTCGGTGATCAGGCAGCAGGTGCTCGTGGTCAATGGCGACGACGACCGGATGGTCCCGACACCCAACTCGCGCGATCTTGCGCTGCGGCTGCCGAACAGCAGCCTGGTCATCTATCCCGATGCGGGCCACGGCGGCGTTTTCCAGTACCACGCCGATTTCGTACCCAGGGCGCTGCGGTTCCTCGCGCGCTGA
- a CDS encoding winged helix-turn-helix domain-containing protein, with protein MPLRFGPGGRFELQPAERRLLVDGKPAVLGARALDLLIALAAQPDHLLTKNELLDRVWPGLVVEEANLQVQIANLRKLLGADVIATVPGRGYRFAARVDGAAAALPEPCSPTNLGVEHEPLYGRDDDLALVCELARAHRLVTVVGAGGIGKTRLAQAAARRLSDDHLEGVWLVELAALADPTLLPSAVAQALGLGLRGQRAPLEELVAQLQARRLLLLLDNCEHLLEGVSLLAQALLTRTPQVHLLVTSQEPLHVPGEQQYRLGPLGVPAEGEPLDAAGALAFGGVRLFVERVRALDPRFMLESQQAAAVADICRQLDGLALAIELAAARVPALGVQGVRERLEARLRMLTAGSRFALRRHQTLRAALDWSHQLLDDDERAVFRRLGLFSGGCTFEAVQRVAADERLDEWAVLDCLSALVDKSLVVADGADPPRYRLLESARAFALEKLAAAGETESLTRRHAEYYAAHFRRTADALFAGTASEDALLATRGAELDNLRAALSWALGDAGDAATAVALLAHTAPHYYLLPSVYECERWRQALARRARGASLSPKEHALQDYAQLMWSLRSMRLARVGDSMPPLAVPAALRPLDDPARQAYAAVVAAMPASFRGDVTAVRAALAEYDTLDPARIPTWIAAMRLHVVIRADHLADEVPDRRAEVQALLDRVCAGGDPDGRTAFVLRMHLALDSLLRERHHEAAERFAALAEQGRRQRRDAFRMCWVLGPCVMALAEIGSLDAARQKALELLPLLQHTGTRSDYAPAIALVAVCRGNAAAAARMIGAGDADLARNGGKRMLPERRACAHAMALLEATATRAQIDAWLAEGALLGDQEFERLVQQL; from the coding sequence ATGCCGCTGCGGTTTGGCCCTGGCGGCCGGTTCGAGCTTCAGCCGGCCGAGCGCCGGTTGCTCGTCGATGGCAAGCCGGCGGTGCTCGGGGCCCGCGCGCTCGACCTGCTGATCGCACTCGCGGCGCAGCCCGACCACCTGTTGACGAAGAACGAGCTGCTCGACCGCGTCTGGCCGGGCCTCGTGGTCGAGGAGGCCAACCTGCAGGTGCAGATCGCCAACCTGCGCAAGTTGCTGGGTGCCGACGTGATCGCGACCGTGCCCGGGCGCGGCTACCGCTTCGCTGCGCGCGTGGACGGTGCCGCCGCGGCGCTGCCCGAGCCATGCAGTCCCACCAACCTGGGGGTCGAGCACGAGCCGCTGTACGGCCGCGACGACGACCTTGCGCTGGTGTGCGAGTTGGCGCGGGCCCATCGCCTCGTCACCGTGGTCGGCGCCGGCGGCATCGGCAAGACGCGCCTCGCCCAGGCCGCGGCGCGGCGGCTCTCCGACGACCATCTCGAAGGCGTGTGGCTGGTCGAGCTGGCGGCGCTCGCCGACCCGACGCTGCTGCCTTCGGCGGTGGCGCAGGCGCTCGGGCTGGGGCTGCGCGGCCAGCGTGCGCCGCTCGAGGAGCTGGTCGCCCAGCTGCAGGCGCGGCGCCTGTTGCTGCTGCTCGACAACTGCGAGCACCTGCTGGAAGGGGTCAGCCTGCTCGCGCAGGCGCTGCTCACACGCACACCCCAGGTTCACCTGCTCGTCACCAGCCAGGAACCGCTGCACGTGCCCGGCGAGCAGCAGTACCGGCTCGGGCCGCTCGGCGTGCCGGCCGAGGGCGAGCCCCTCGACGCGGCGGGCGCCCTGGCGTTCGGCGGGGTGAGGCTGTTCGTCGAGCGTGTGCGCGCGCTCGACCCGCGTTTCATGCTCGAGTCGCAGCAGGCCGCGGCGGTGGCCGACATCTGCCGCCAGCTCGACGGACTGGCACTGGCCATCGAGCTGGCGGCCGCCCGGGTGCCGGCGCTCGGCGTCCAGGGCGTGCGCGAGCGCCTGGAGGCGAGGCTGCGCATGCTCACCGCCGGCTCGCGTTTCGCGCTGCGCCGCCACCAGACGCTTCGTGCCGCGCTCGACTGGAGCCACCAGCTGCTCGACGATGACGAGCGCGCGGTGTTCCGCCGGCTCGGCTTGTTCTCGGGCGGCTGCACCTTCGAGGCTGTGCAGCGGGTCGCCGCCGACGAGCGGCTCGACGAATGGGCTGTGCTCGACTGCCTGTCGGCACTCGTCGACAAGTCGCTGGTGGTCGCCGACGGTGCCGACCCCCCGCGCTACCGGCTGCTCGAAAGCGCGCGCGCCTTCGCTCTGGAAAAGCTCGCTGCAGCCGGCGAGACCGAGTCCCTGACGCGTCGCCACGCCGAGTACTACGCGGCCCACTTCCGACGCACCGCCGACGCCCTGTTTGCCGGCACCGCCAGCGAGGACGCGCTGCTGGCAACGCGTGGCGCCGAGCTCGACAACCTGCGTGCGGCACTGTCGTGGGCGCTGGGCGATGCAGGCGACGCCGCCACCGCGGTGGCGCTGCTCGCGCACACGGCGCCGCACTACTACCTGCTGCCGTCGGTGTACGAGTGCGAGCGCTGGCGGCAGGCGCTGGCGCGGCGGGCACGCGGTGCATCGCTGTCGCCGAAGGAGCACGCCCTGCAGGACTATGCGCAGTTGATGTGGAGCCTGCGCAGCATGCGCCTGGCCAGGGTCGGCGACAGCATGCCGCCGCTGGCGGTCCCGGCGGCGCTGCGCCCGCTCGACGATCCGGCCCGCCAGGCGTATGCCGCGGTCGTGGCCGCGATGCCTGCCTCATTCCGCGGCGACGTGACCGCGGTGCGTGCGGCGCTGGCCGAGTACGACACCCTCGACCCGGCGCGCATCCCCACGTGGATCGCTGCGATGCGGCTGCACGTCGTGATCCGTGCCGACCACCTCGCCGACGAGGTGCCGGACCGCCGTGCCGAGGTGCAGGCGCTGCTGGACCGCGTGTGCGCCGGCGGCGACCCCGATGGTCGCACCGCCTTCGTGCTGCGCATGCACCTGGCGTTGGACAGCCTTCTGCGGGAACGCCACCACGAGGCGGCCGAGCGCTTCGCCGCGCTCGCCGAGCAGGGCCGCCGCCAGCGCCGCGACGCCTTCCGCATGTGCTGGGTGCTGGGTCCGTGCGTGATGGCGCTGGCCGAGATCGGCAGCCTCGACGCGGCGCGCCAGAAGGCGCTCGAACTGCTGCCCCTGCTGCAGCACACCGGCACCCGCAGCGACTATGCGCCGGCCATCGCGCTCGTCGCGGTGTGCCGCGGAAACGCCGCGGCCGCGGCCCGCATGATCGGCGCCGGCGACGCCGACCTGGCACGCAACGGCGGCAAGCGGATGCTCCCGGAGCGGCGCGCGTGCGCGCACGCGATGGCCCTGCTCGAAGCGACCGCCACGCGCGCGCAGATCGACGCCTGGCTCGCCGAGGGCGCATTGCTCGGGGACCAGGAGTTCGAGCGGCTGGTGCAGCAACTCTGA
- the dksA gene encoding RNA polymerase-binding protein DksA translates to MSAALLDRAKPNDSPKSLSKLTEQQLLAMPESDYMSDAQLAFFRAKLESMRAEILAHAQQATDELRDEVTVFADPADRATIEEEHNLEQCTRERERKLLTSVAQAISRIDAGDYGWCEETGDPIGIARLLARPTASCTVEAQERREARQRMFGA, encoded by the coding sequence ATGAGCGCCGCACTCCTGGATCGTGCCAAGCCGAACGATTCGCCGAAGTCCCTCAGCAAGCTGACGGAGCAGCAGCTCCTCGCCATGCCGGAGAGCGACTACATGTCCGACGCGCAGCTGGCGTTCTTCCGCGCGAAGCTTGAGTCGATGCGCGCCGAGATCCTCGCGCATGCCCAGCAGGCGACAGACGAACTGCGCGACGAAGTCACCGTCTTCGCCGACCCGGCCGATCGGGCAACGATCGAGGAAGAGCACAATCTCGAGCAGTGCACGCGCGAACGCGAGCGAAAGCTTCTCACGTCGGTGGCACAGGCCATCTCTCGCATCGACGCCGGTGACTATGGCTGGTGCGAGGAAACCGGCGACCCCATCGGCATCGCCCGACTGCTCGCGAGGCCCACCGCCAGCTGCACCGTCGAGGCTCAGGAGCGTCGCGAGGCGCGCCAACGCATGTTCGGCGCATGA
- a CDS encoding serine/threonine-protein kinase, with the protein MPPGTRVGEFELQQVLGTGGFGIVYLALDHSLMRKVAIKEYAPHALVTRDDGLMLRLRATTDTASFDVGLRSFLNEARLLASLDHPSLVKVHRFWKENGTAYMAMPYYDGRTLKELRAEMGRAPDEVWLQKLIHSLLGALEVLHAQRIYHRDISPDNILILPDGRPILLDFGSARRVAGDAALGLTAIIKPNFAPVEQYADTAGMPQGPWTDLYALGAVVYFMLKGEAPLPSVVRAMHGATPLLSAPDMAAAYQAVTPSFLRVIDWALAVNPQDRPQSVMALRRALNGELSVPLPQATSPGRFPSTQPQPVTSDTHADALQGAGAPPARGARVLVERKAVFGKVIAIAALALAPAVLLMGHFGKPASVASEEEIVRTPAATSGGPSPIQAVTARATVPTSTPRATVSVRQPKERPQEVAPRPISVAKASTLDSCATKNFVMKAVCVRRACGEPLLQQHEQCRQLRAEDEARLQLELGR; encoded by the coding sequence ATGCCCCCCGGCACGCGGGTGGGCGAATTCGAGCTCCAGCAAGTGCTCGGGACTGGCGGCTTCGGCATCGTGTACCTGGCACTGGACCACTCGCTGATGCGGAAGGTGGCCATCAAGGAGTACGCACCACATGCCCTCGTCACCCGCGATGACGGGTTGATGTTGCGGCTACGTGCCACAACGGACACGGCATCCTTCGACGTCGGCCTGCGCTCGTTCCTCAACGAAGCGCGGCTGCTCGCGAGCCTGGACCATCCCTCGCTGGTGAAGGTCCACCGATTCTGGAAGGAAAACGGCACCGCCTACATGGCGATGCCCTACTACGACGGCAGAACCTTGAAGGAGTTGCGGGCAGAGATGGGCCGCGCGCCGGACGAGGTCTGGCTGCAGAAGCTCATCCATTCGCTGCTGGGTGCGCTGGAGGTACTGCACGCGCAGCGCATCTACCACCGCGACATCTCGCCCGACAACATCTTGATCCTTCCCGACGGGCGACCGATTCTGCTCGACTTCGGATCTGCCCGGCGTGTCGCCGGCGATGCGGCGCTCGGCCTCACCGCCATCATCAAGCCGAACTTCGCACCCGTCGAGCAATACGCCGACACGGCTGGAATGCCACAAGGTCCCTGGACGGATCTCTATGCGCTCGGGGCAGTCGTCTACTTCATGCTGAAGGGCGAAGCCCCATTGCCTTCGGTGGTGCGTGCCATGCATGGCGCGACTCCGCTGCTCTCGGCGCCTGACATGGCAGCCGCATACCAAGCCGTGACGCCTTCGTTCTTGCGGGTCATCGATTGGGCACTCGCCGTCAACCCGCAGGATCGTCCGCAGAGCGTGATGGCGCTGCGCCGCGCACTGAACGGAGAACTGTCAGTGCCGCTCCCGCAAGCCACCAGCCCGGGACGCTTCCCATCGACGCAGCCACAGCCCGTGACGTCAGACACGCACGCCGATGCGCTGCAGGGGGCCGGCGCGCCACCTGCCCGAGGCGCGCGGGTGCTCGTCGAGCGCAAGGCGGTTTTCGGCAAGGTGATCGCGATCGCAGCGCTTGCCTTGGCACCGGCCGTTCTCTTGATGGGGCACTTCGGCAAGCCGGCATCCGTGGCCAGCGAGGAGGAGATCGTTCGCACGCCCGCCGCCACCAGCGGCGGCCCCTCCCCGATCCAGGCGGTGACCGCCAGGGCCACCGTTCCCACGTCGACGCCGCGAGCGACTGTGTCCGTGCGGCAGCCAAAGGAACGACCACAGGAGGTGGCGCCGAGACCGATATCGGTGGCCAAGGCAAGCACACTGGATTCGTGTGCCACCAAGAACTTCGTCATGAAGGCCGTGTGTGTTCGACGCGCCTGCGGCGAGCCGCTGTTGCAACAACACGAGCAGTGCCGCCAATTGCGTGCTGAGGACGAAGCTCGCCTGCAGCTCGAGCTTGGCCGATGA
- a CDS encoding IclR family transcriptional regulator — MKDSELVDQVKAGDSVRAVDRALDILLAFNGEEGGLTVADLIKRVDLSRPTLYRLLNTLELKGFVTSSGDPQRFRLGPSVARLAHSWSTSLKLSDVAEPAMRRVWNATEETVALFVPDGLMRLCVAEMPSPQALSFKRGVGYRERLVVGASGRSILAHIEDRIDLATYAEGLDIDVEKYRTELRRIRSRGFAVSRDELIQGAVAIAAPILDGAEQVVGSLAVFGPSVRLPEVRVQELGRLLVREVGDISASLGKVRPTA, encoded by the coding sequence GTGAAGGATTCCGAGTTGGTGGATCAGGTCAAGGCGGGGGACAGCGTTCGGGCAGTCGACCGGGCGCTGGACATCCTGCTTGCATTCAACGGCGAAGAAGGCGGTCTGACCGTGGCCGATCTCATCAAGCGTGTCGATCTGAGCCGCCCGACGCTGTACCGGCTTCTCAACACGCTGGAGCTCAAGGGCTTCGTGACGTCGTCCGGCGATCCGCAACGTTTCCGCCTTGGCCCGTCGGTGGCGCGCCTCGCTCACTCCTGGTCGACGAGCCTGAAGCTGTCGGACGTGGCCGAGCCCGCCATGCGTCGCGTGTGGAACGCCACGGAAGAAACGGTCGCCCTGTTCGTTCCGGACGGACTGATGCGCCTGTGCGTGGCCGAAATGCCGAGCCCTCAAGCCCTGAGCTTCAAGCGCGGGGTGGGCTATCGCGAGCGCTTGGTGGTGGGCGCAAGCGGGCGCTCCATCCTCGCCCACATCGAAGATCGAATCGACCTTGCGACGTATGCGGAAGGCCTCGACATCGATGTCGAGAAATACCGCACCGAGCTGCGCAGGATCCGAAGCCGCGGGTTCGCGGTGAGTCGCGACGAACTCATTCAAGGCGCCGTTGCCATCGCGGCCCCGATCCTCGATGGCGCCGAACAAGTCGTCGGGTCGCTGGCTGTCTTCGGTCCCTCCGTTCGGTTGCCTGAGGTGCGGGTGCAGGAGTTAGGGCGGCTGCTGGTTCGGGAGGTCGGCGACATCTCCGCGTCGCTGGGGAAGGTGCGGCCCACCGCATAG
- a CDS encoding PDR/VanB family oxidoreductase, translating to MSASTISVRVARKTVEATDICSFELVDPSGKPLPPFSAGSHVDVTLPGGITRQYSLCNDPCENHRYLIGVLKDAATRGGSKAMHERVNEGDVLEISVPKNHFALAHHATRSLLLAGGIGITPILCMAERLAIANSDFEMHYASRSRDRMAFHDRILTSAFASKVHLHFDDGPAEQKLRLDELLATPEEGVHLYVCGPKGFMDAVLGTARAKGWPESQLHYEFFAAAPVKSVDDESFQVKLASSGRIVVIAKDKSVTDALREAGVEIPTSCEQGVCGTCLTRVLEGEPDHKDLYLSPDEQAANEQFTPCCSRSKSPMLVLDL from the coding sequence ATGAGCGCATCCACCATCAGCGTGCGGGTTGCCCGCAAGACCGTCGAAGCCACCGACATCTGCAGCTTCGAGCTGGTCGATCCGTCGGGCAAGCCGCTCCCGCCGTTTTCCGCCGGATCGCACGTCGACGTGACGCTGCCGGGCGGTATCACGCGGCAGTACTCCCTTTGCAACGACCCTTGCGAAAACCACCGCTACCTGATCGGAGTCCTGAAGGATGCTGCCACGCGCGGCGGCTCGAAAGCCATGCACGAGCGGGTGAACGAAGGCGACGTGCTGGAGATCAGCGTACCGAAGAACCACTTCGCGCTCGCGCACCATGCGACGCGCAGCCTGCTGCTGGCCGGCGGCATCGGGATCACGCCGATCCTGTGCATGGCGGAACGGCTCGCCATCGCGAACTCCGACTTCGAAATGCACTACGCCAGCCGCTCGCGCGATCGCATGGCGTTCCACGATCGCATCCTGACATCGGCGTTCGCGTCGAAGGTTCACTTGCACTTCGACGATGGCCCCGCGGAGCAGAAGCTGCGCCTTGATGAACTGCTCGCCACGCCTGAGGAGGGAGTGCACCTCTACGTCTGCGGGCCCAAGGGCTTCATGGATGCTGTGCTCGGCACCGCTCGCGCCAAGGGATGGCCGGAGTCGCAGCTGCATTACGAGTTCTTCGCGGCAGCGCCGGTGAAGTCCGTCGACGATGAAAGTTTCCAGGTCAAGCTGGCCAGTTCGGGCCGCATCGTCGTCATCGCCAAGGACAAGAGCGTGACCGACGCATTGCGAGAAGCCGGCGTCGAGATTCCCACCTCGTGCGAGCAGGGCGTTTGCGGGACCTGCCTGACCCGAGTGCTCGAGGGGGAGCCGGATCACAAGGACCTGTACCTGTCACCCGATGAGCAGGCGGCCAACGAGCAGTTCACGCCATGCTGTTCAAGGTCGAAGTCGCCCATGCTCGTCCTCGATCTGTAG